One Branchiostoma floridae strain S238N-H82 chromosome 15, Bfl_VNyyK, whole genome shotgun sequence DNA window includes the following coding sequences:
- the LOC118432555 gene encoding solute carrier family 46 member 3-like, which translates to MPVPTMKAVMSNMVPQTQQGSLFALIACMESLAGVFFIPVWNSVFGTTVFFMPGLVFLCFAGTLIIQSALISVVQCHKRPTTYEVLEDDNDHIN; encoded by the exons ATGCCGGTTCCCACCATGAAGGCCGTCATGTCCAACATGGTGCCGCAAACACAACAGG GCAGCCTGTTTGCCCTTATTGCCTGTATGGAGAGCCTGGCCGGGGTGTTTTTTATCCCCGTGTGGAACAGTGTGTTTGGAACAACCGTGTTCTTCATGCCGGGGCTGGTGTTCCTGTGCTTCGCTGGGACACTCATCATCCAGTCTGCGCTCATTAG TGTTGTGCAGTGCCACAAGCGGCCGACTACCTACGAAGTCTTGGAGGACGATAACGATCATATCAACTAA
- the LOC118431672 gene encoding proton-coupled folate transporter-like, whose translation MPNYMQIRQSALLYGMHGSSTTLYGGCFAYLTDITEPGSPRTFRMAILESAIGVSAIVGVLAGNLWLGVLGVPLGFQEPFWFTVGLTAFSLLYAIFGIKETCLRRGGQKVCSLGNVSGMVQLVRGSFKTGQWKLGVILLVFFLNNGVFATWPGIVTLTVVGPPYCWTPDLLGYFYAAMCAGFVLGVLGIKLLGKCLSPYGLMHVGFVSGTAGFVVQGLAVYTPNRNAAFYLGLLVY comes from the exons atgccaaactacatgcAAATACGGCAAA gtgcCCTCCTATATGGCATGCATGGAAGCTCGACCACCTTGTACGGCGGCTGTTTCGCGTACCTGACGGACATCACGGAACCCGGGAGTCCCCGCACATTCCGTATGGCCATCCTGGAGAGCGCCATTG GTGTTTCGGCTATAGTAGGTGTCCTCGCAGGTAACCTGTGGCTGGGCGTCCTCGGCGTCCCTCTCGGATTCCAGGAGCCATTCTGGTTCACTGTCGGGCTGACCGCGTTCTCGCTTCTGTACGCCATTTTTGGCATCAAGGAGACGTGCCTGAGACGTGGCGGCCAGAAGGTCTGCTCCTTGGGCAACGTCTCAGGGATGGTGCAGCTGGTCAGGGGCTCCTTCAAGACGGGACAGTGGAAACTtggg GTGATCCTGTTGGTGTTCTTCCTGAACAACGGTGTGTTCGCGACGTGGCCGGGGATCGTCACGCTGACCGTGGTCGGCCCGCCGTACTGTTGGACACCCGATCTGCTGGGGTACTTCTACGCTGCGATGTGCGCCGGTTTTGTGCTTGGCGTCCTGGGGATCAAATTACTCGGAAAATGCCTCTCACCGTACGGACTCATGCAT GTTGGTTTTGTGTCCGGAACAGCAGGATTTGTTGTACAGGGGCTAGCTGTCTACACTCCAAACCGGAATGCTGCGTTTTACTTAGGTTTGTTGGTATACTGA